The sequence below is a genomic window from Pelagibaculum spongiae.
AAAACCAAGGGTAATCTGACGTTTCAGTTTGCCCTTTTTTTTGCGCTAAATTCGTTCTATCAACTCAACATTTTAAGCCAACAAAGTTTATTGATAGATCATTCAAAAGTAACTAATTTGCAGAAAACTCCGCTTTTATTTTCAAGCACCTGCTTTGGCTGGTTATAATCGATGACAAGCCAATTAGCAGGACAGAAAAATGAAAAATCTTGCAGCCTTGGCAGGCTTGCTGCTTAGCAGTTCAATAGTATTCGCTGCTGATGATCTAAACAGTCCTCTCTCACAACCGTCTGTGGCACCGGGTAATCTGCCAGAACCGGAAATCACCATCAGCACCAATGACGACAAAACAGCTTACGAGTACCGGATTAATGGCCGACTCTATCTGATCAAGGTGGTGCCGAGCATTGGCAAGCCTTACTTTCTGATTGACCCAAATGGCGAAGGTAACTTTCAACGTCGGGGAATCGATTTGGGGCCACCTAGTGCGCCACCAACCTGGGTATTATTTCGATGGTAACAGGCCATAAGACTCAAGTTTTTTGGTGACCTTACAGTTCTGATAGAAGATCAGGGAGTTTTACTGAATGTCGGTGTACACCACTATTGATCGAGATGAATTACAGGCCTTTCTCGACAGCTATCAAGTAGGCCAGCTGGTTCGCTACCGTGGAATCAGTGCAGGTGTGGTGAATACCAATTATTTTGTCACCACCGACCAGGGTGAGTTTGTTCTGACTATTTTTGAACAAA
It includes:
- a CDS encoding DUF2782 domain-containing protein, producing the protein MKNLAALAGLLLSSSIVFAADDLNSPLSQPSVAPGNLPEPEITISTNDDKTAYEYRINGRLYLIKVVPSIGKPYFLIDPNGEGNFQRRGIDLGPPSAPPTWVLFRW